GCCCGATGGTGATGGCCAATGCGATCAAATCGACTTCGTTCATGCGCGGTTCTCCTCAGCCAGCAGCACCGCGGCACTTCTCTGTGTTCTTGAAGACGGCCCCTGCGACAGCGCAACAAGAGTTTGCTGCCCCTCATCACCAAGAGCGCTGAGCGACTTGGCCGCGGTATAGCGGACAATCCACTCGTCATCATTGAGCAGTCGCGCCAAACCACCATTGGCAGCGCTCAGCCCAAGCCGTCCAGCAGCGGAGGCGGCTTCAAGGCGCACTTCCCAGGAGGGATTGTCCAACGCGGCCAGCAGGGTATCGGCGGAGCGTGGATGCCCGATCAGACCCAGGGCGCGAATGACGGCGGCCTGTACTTCGGTGTGGGGGTCGGCGAGCAAAGCTTCAATTTCAGCAATATAGCCGAACTGACCGGTGTGCCCCAGCGCATCGACGGCCGCAGCACGGACAAAATCAGGGAGATCACGATTGGTCGCCAGCGCAATCAGCTCATCACTGCGATCAGTGGGGACCGAGCGAAACAGTTCGATCAGGCGGCGCGAACGCTGGCCAC
The DNA window shown above is from Devosia litorisediminis and carries:
- a CDS encoding HEAT repeat domain-containing protein, with the translated sequence MLQSIWIGTAILALISIGVMIALMVRRWFIDAGKANDAVLQKQLRQSLMEFTAAHDEDALSEALSQFPAPLVIEVCFQFVEVLRGDDREQIVRVLAAAGYPDEIRRQLLNGQEAQKLSAIERLTSFPYQDTRKALLAALNDRKREVRIAASIALARLDALPPLAETIDRIGFRGQRSRRLIELFRSVPTDRSDELIALATNRDLPDFVRAAAVDALGHTGQFGYIAEIEALLADPHTEVQAAVIRALGLIGHPRSADTLLAALDNPSWEVRLEAASAAGRLGLSAANGGLARLLNDDEWIVRYTAAKSLSALGDEGQQTLVALSQGPSSRTQRSAAVLLAEENRA